In a single window of the Lagenorhynchus albirostris chromosome 19, mLagAlb1.1, whole genome shotgun sequence genome:
- the LOC132510451 gene encoding zinc finger protein 260-like isoform X2 translates to MHLEKGEEKEKAVVEREFPSQCGPERPHKCVSRGISLKQNSDPSFQSKSYAEMNSDELNGYGKSFFCTLHETSHPRAQYYEHNLCVRSFSTVTNLKRHHRIHTEGKPYECSECPKSFRYKSKLIIHQRTHTGEKPYRCSECQKGFSTKCHLTLHQRTHTGEKPYECIECQKSFRTKYHLILHHRTHTGEKPYECKECGKAYREKTKLRLHYRTHTGEKPFECSDCGKGFMQKSNLIIHQRIHTGEKPYGRKECGKAFCSKSQLVVHQRNHTGEKSYECRECGKAFNKNLHLITHQKIHIREKHYECSECGKAFVHTSQLILHQRNHTARTPYECEGCGKAFNKKSHFITHQRIHTGEKPYECSECGKAFIDKSQLIVHRRTHTGEKPYECKECGKAFNKKSSLITHQRIHTGEKPYECSECGKAFIDKSHLIVHQRTHTGERPYECSECGKAFIRKAMLIVHQRTHTGEKPFVCLECQKAFSSMAMLSRHQLIHTGEKPHGCSECGKAFRQKSHLIIHQRCHTGEKPYGCIPCGQIFNQKSQLIRHQRHHTGEKPYQCTQCGKDCFEKSYLSVHQRSHAGQKPYQCGECGTTYSVKFFLTSHEEIHT, encoded by the exons ATGCActtggagaaaggagaagaaaaagaaaaagcagtagtAGAGAGGGAATTCCCAAGTCAGTGTGGCCCAG AAAGACCCCATAAATGTGTCTCAAGAGGAATAAGTTTGAAACAAAATTCAGACCCAAGTTTTCAGAGTAAAAGCTATGCAGAAATGAACTCTGATGAGTTAAATGGTTATGGGAAGTCATTTTTCTGTACTCTACATGAAACCTCCCACCCTCGAGCCCAGTACTATGAACATAATTTATGTGTGAGGTCTTTCAGCACAGTAACAAATCTTAAAAGACATCACAGAATTCACACAGAAGGGAAACCTTATGAATGCAGTGAATGTCCCAAATCCTTCAGGTATAAGTCAAAGCTCATAATACACCAGAGAACCCATACGGGAGAGAAGCCATACAGATGCAGTGAATGTCAGAAAGGTTTCAGTACAAAATGTCATCTCACTCTGCACCAGAGAactcatacaggagagaaaccgTATGAATGTATCGAGTGTCAGAAATCCTTTAGAACAAAATATCATCTCATTCTACACCATAGGactcatacaggagagaaaccctatgaatgcaaAGAATGTGGAAAAGCTTACAGGGAAAAGACGAAGCTCAGATTACATTACAGAAcacatacaggagagaaacctttTGAGTGTAGTGATTGTGGGAAAGGTTTTATGCAAAAGTCAAACCTGATTATCCATCAAAGAAtccatacaggagagaaaccctatggaCGTAAAGAATGTGGAAAGGCCTTCTGTAGTAAGTCTCAGCTTGTTGTTCACCAGCGAAATCATACAGGAGAAAAATCCTATGAATGCagggaatgtgggaaagccttcaatAAAAACTTGCACCTCATAACACATCAGAAAATTCATATCAGAGAGAAACATTACgaatgcagtgaatgtggaaaagcttttGTACACACATCACAGCTCATTCTACATCAGAGAAATCATACAGCAAGAACACCTTATGAATGCGAGGGATGCGGGAAAGCCTTTAATAAAAAGTCACACTTCATAAcccatcagagaattcatacgggagagaaaccttatgaatgcagtgaatgtgggaaggcTTTTATAGACAAGTCACAGCTTATTGTTCATAGAAGAACTCATACgggagagaaaccttatgaatgcaAGGAATGCGGGAAAGCCTTTAATAAAAAGTCATCCCTCATAacacatcagagaattcatacgggagagaaaccttatgaatgcagtgaatgtggaaaagcttttataGACAAGTCCCATCTCATTGTCCATCAGAGAACTCATACAGGAGAGAGACCCTatgaatgcagtgaatgtggaaaagcTTTCATACGAAAGGCAATGCTCATTGTCCATCAGAGGAcacatacaggagagaaaccctttgTATGCCTTGAATGCCAGAAAGCCTTTAGCAGTATGGCAATGCTCAGTAGACATCAGTTGattcatacaggagagaaaccccatggatgcagtgaatgtgggaaggcTTTCCGCCAAAAAAGCCATCTTATTATCCATCAACGATgccatactggagagaaaccctatggaTGCATTCCATGCGGTCAAATATTCAACCAGAAGTCACAGCTCATTAGACATCAGAGAcatcacacaggagagaaaccatatcAGTGCACTCAATGTGGGAAAGACTGTTTTGAGAAATCATACCTCAGTGTCCATCAGAGAAGTCATGCAGGGCAGAAACCTTATCAATGTGGTGAGTGTGGGACAACTTACTCTGTCAAGTTCTTTCTCACTTCACATGAGGAAATTCATACATGA
- the LOC132510451 gene encoding zinc finger protein 268-like isoform X1, which yields MTKSQVLLSFNDVAVDFTWEEWQLLDIVQKNLYRDVMLENYSNLMSLGYQVTKPEPVMHLEKGEEKEKAVVEREFPSQCGPERPHKCVSRGISLKQNSDPSFQSKSYAEMNSDELNGYGKSFFCTLHETSHPRAQYYEHNLCVRSFSTVTNLKRHHRIHTEGKPYECSECPKSFRYKSKLIIHQRTHTGEKPYRCSECQKGFSTKCHLTLHQRTHTGEKPYECIECQKSFRTKYHLILHHRTHTGEKPYECKECGKAYREKTKLRLHYRTHTGEKPFECSDCGKGFMQKSNLIIHQRIHTGEKPYGRKECGKAFCSKSQLVVHQRNHTGEKSYECRECGKAFNKNLHLITHQKIHIREKHYECSECGKAFVHTSQLILHQRNHTARTPYECEGCGKAFNKKSHFITHQRIHTGEKPYECSECGKAFIDKSQLIVHRRTHTGEKPYECKECGKAFNKKSSLITHQRIHTGEKPYECSECGKAFIDKSHLIVHQRTHTGERPYECSECGKAFIRKAMLIVHQRTHTGEKPFVCLECQKAFSSMAMLSRHQLIHTGEKPHGCSECGKAFRQKSHLIIHQRCHTGEKPYGCIPCGQIFNQKSQLIRHQRHHTGEKPYQCTQCGKDCFEKSYLSVHQRSHAGQKPYQCGECGTTYSVKFFLTSHEEIHT from the exons atgaCCAAGTCCCAG GTCTTATTGTCATTCAATGATGTGGCTGTGGATTTCACCTGGGAAGAGTGGCAGCTGCTAGACATTGTTCAGAAGAACCTCTACCGGGATGTGATGTTGGAAAATTATAGCAACCTAATGTCATTGG GTTATCAAGTTACAAAGCCAGAACCAGTGATGCActtggagaaaggagaagaaaaagaaaaagcagtagtAGAGAGGGAATTCCCAAGTCAGTGTGGCCCAG AAAGACCCCATAAATGTGTCTCAAGAGGAATAAGTTTGAAACAAAATTCAGACCCAAGTTTTCAGAGTAAAAGCTATGCAGAAATGAACTCTGATGAGTTAAATGGTTATGGGAAGTCATTTTTCTGTACTCTACATGAAACCTCCCACCCTCGAGCCCAGTACTATGAACATAATTTATGTGTGAGGTCTTTCAGCACAGTAACAAATCTTAAAAGACATCACAGAATTCACACAGAAGGGAAACCTTATGAATGCAGTGAATGTCCCAAATCCTTCAGGTATAAGTCAAAGCTCATAATACACCAGAGAACCCATACGGGAGAGAAGCCATACAGATGCAGTGAATGTCAGAAAGGTTTCAGTACAAAATGTCATCTCACTCTGCACCAGAGAactcatacaggagagaaaccgTATGAATGTATCGAGTGTCAGAAATCCTTTAGAACAAAATATCATCTCATTCTACACCATAGGactcatacaggagagaaaccctatgaatgcaaAGAATGTGGAAAAGCTTACAGGGAAAAGACGAAGCTCAGATTACATTACAGAAcacatacaggagagaaacctttTGAGTGTAGTGATTGTGGGAAAGGTTTTATGCAAAAGTCAAACCTGATTATCCATCAAAGAAtccatacaggagagaaaccctatggaCGTAAAGAATGTGGAAAGGCCTTCTGTAGTAAGTCTCAGCTTGTTGTTCACCAGCGAAATCATACAGGAGAAAAATCCTATGAATGCagggaatgtgggaaagccttcaatAAAAACTTGCACCTCATAACACATCAGAAAATTCATATCAGAGAGAAACATTACgaatgcagtgaatgtggaaaagcttttGTACACACATCACAGCTCATTCTACATCAGAGAAATCATACAGCAAGAACACCTTATGAATGCGAGGGATGCGGGAAAGCCTTTAATAAAAAGTCACACTTCATAAcccatcagagaattcatacgggagagaaaccttatgaatgcagtgaatgtgggaaggcTTTTATAGACAAGTCACAGCTTATTGTTCATAGAAGAACTCATACgggagagaaaccttatgaatgcaAGGAATGCGGGAAAGCCTTTAATAAAAAGTCATCCCTCATAacacatcagagaattcatacgggagagaaaccttatgaatgcagtgaatgtggaaaagcttttataGACAAGTCCCATCTCATTGTCCATCAGAGAACTCATACAGGAGAGAGACCCTatgaatgcagtgaatgtggaaaagcTTTCATACGAAAGGCAATGCTCATTGTCCATCAGAGGAcacatacaggagagaaaccctttgTATGCCTTGAATGCCAGAAAGCCTTTAGCAGTATGGCAATGCTCAGTAGACATCAGTTGattcatacaggagagaaaccccatggatgcagtgaatgtgggaaggcTTTCCGCCAAAAAAGCCATCTTATTATCCATCAACGATgccatactggagagaaaccctatggaTGCATTCCATGCGGTCAAATATTCAACCAGAAGTCACAGCTCATTAGACATCAGAGAcatcacacaggagagaaaccatatcAGTGCACTCAATGTGGGAAAGACTGTTTTGAGAAATCATACCTCAGTGTCCATCAGAGAAGTCATGCAGGGCAGAAACCTTATCAATGTGGTGAGTGTGGGACAACTTACTCTGTCAAGTTCTTTCTCACTTCACATGAGGAAATTCATACATGA